A single region of the Candidatus Poribacteria bacterium genome encodes:
- a CDS encoding undecaprenyl-phosphate glucose phosphotransferase translates to MNNKTLDHLLIAITVLLDLCFVATAIVVAYWVRFESGWTPEVLALHKGGTPPLDDYFRLIPLMVIIWLMTLKALKLYRPESNATFSAFWTLCKAAGISLIATLAALFFIYHHDAYSRWVMLLATGFSLVGLFLGRWVLYRFRQSIHAQGVGVNRLAIVGNYDVRVEKFINALNATADSGYEVVGIIAGTTDADNPPVRSLGNSQDILELVQKHRLDTLFIVSPTVPNDTILQILHACEGIPVQINVLPELSEFIRDSRSTITFFEDIPVLQLRETPMQGGRGIVKRLIDIVLSASALIVLSPLMLSIAISIRLTSSGRAIFLQERVGRGGKRFKICKFRSMRADAEEQVGHVWAKSDDPRQTALGKFLRRWSLDELPQFFNVLKGDMSLVGPRPEMSGLIDTFSESIPHYLARQRVKSGMTGWAQVNGLRGNTSLEERISYDRYYIENWSLGLDLKIILKTLWAIKKGSR, encoded by the coding sequence AACGCTCGACCATTTGCTTATCGCGATTACAGTTCTATTAGACCTCTGTTTCGTCGCTACCGCAATTGTTGTAGCATATTGGGTCCGGTTTGAATCGGGTTGGACACCTGAAGTCCTTGCCTTGCACAAAGGGGGTACCCCACCCCTTGACGACTATTTTCGGCTTATCCCACTGATGGTGATAATCTGGCTAATGACGTTGAAGGCGTTAAAACTCTATCGTCCGGAAAGCAACGCGACATTCTCGGCGTTCTGGACGCTCTGCAAAGCCGCGGGTATCTCCCTCATCGCCACGTTAGCGGCACTCTTTTTCATCTACCATCACGATGCCTACTCGCGCTGGGTCATGCTCTTGGCTACCGGTTTCAGTCTCGTCGGGTTGTTCTTGGGTCGATGGGTCCTTTACCGCTTTCGACAATCAATTCACGCCCAAGGCGTCGGCGTAAATCGACTGGCAATCGTCGGAAACTACGATGTCCGTGTCGAAAAGTTCATCAACGCTCTAAACGCTACAGCAGATAGTGGCTACGAAGTGGTAGGGATAATCGCTGGAACAACAGATGCTGATAATCCACCCGTGCGGTCCCTTGGGAACAGCCAAGACATCCTTGAACTTGTGCAAAAACATCGACTTGATACGCTTTTCATCGTATCCCCGACGGTCCCAAATGACACGATCCTGCAGATTCTCCACGCCTGCGAAGGTATCCCAGTTCAAATCAACGTTCTGCCCGAACTCTCCGAATTTATCAGGGACAGCAGGAGCACTATCACCTTTTTTGAGGATATACCGGTGTTACAATTAAGGGAAACACCGATGCAGGGCGGACGTGGCATCGTTAAGCGCCTTATAGACATCGTCCTGAGTGCATCGGCGTTGATCGTCTTAAGCCCGCTCATGTTAAGCATCGCGATCTCCATCCGCCTAACTTCATCCGGCAGAGCGATTTTCCTTCAAGAACGGGTCGGGAGAGGTGGAAAGCGGTTCAAGATTTGCAAATTTCGTTCCATGCGCGCCGATGCTGAGGAACAGGTTGGACATGTGTGGGCAAAAAGCGATGATCCGCGGCAAACCGCACTTGGAAAATTCCTGAGACGCTGGAGTTTAGACGAACTGCCGCAATTCTTCAATGTTCTCAAGGGCGATATGAGCCTCGTCGGTCCCCGCCCAGAGATGTCTGGATTAATTGATACGTTCAGTGAATCCATTCCGCATTATCTCGCTCGGCAGCGTGTTAAATCTGGTATGACCGGGTGGGCACAAGTCAACGGTTTGCGCGGTAATACCTCCCTTGAAGAACGGATCTCTTACGACCGGTATTACATCGAAAATTGGTCTCTTGGCTTGGACCTCAAGATCATTTTGAAAACATTATGGGCAATTAAAAAAGGTTCGCGCTAA